A portion of the Agrobacterium tumefaciens genome contains these proteins:
- the pbpC gene encoding penicillin-binding protein 1C has protein sequence MRRKKAIIVGIVSAALFVGGAAFGLDALDKAYPPPLEAAQQRSFEVLDRDGRLLRAFATPDGRWRLKTSAAEVDPQFLRMLIAYEDQRFYDHHGIDPWALLRSAWQLASNGRIVSGASTLSMQVARLIEPRTDRSFSAKFLQGLRALQIERRLDKAEILDLYLNIAPYGGNLEGVRAASLAWFGKEPARLDTAEAALLVALPQLPEKRRPDRFPDAARQARERVLQRLAVERVVGEGEAERATLAAVPANRRDLPAYAPHMAAAARVKFANATEAHSTLRLPIQRELEAVARHAAEKLTEKVSVAIVMADAQTGDILAEVGSADYLDTARRGFVEMSRAVRSPGSTLKPFIYGLAFENGLIGQETIIEDRPADFSGYRPRNFDMHYQGDVSIRQALQLSLNVPAVKLLDAVSPSALMVRFRRAGVKLVLPTTEPPGLAIALGGAGISLVDLVQLYAGLAGGGDSVRLGDGVRSAPQPLAGDRLFADAAIWNVSDILSGVLPPLGMKQRGIAYKTGTSYGYRDAWSVGYDGRHVIGVWVGRADNGAVPGIAGYATAAPILFEAFEKSGVAITPMPAAPSGVARVAVSDLPANQRRFTLTASGLLSASRRESAPRIVYPPEGARVELSSQSGISPLVLKLQGGRAPFRWLANGRPLPDSSLRRNSEWRPEGQGFSTLTVIDADGRASSVRVFIE, from the coding sequence ATGAGGCGAAAAAAGGCGATCATCGTCGGCATCGTGTCGGCCGCTCTGTTTGTAGGCGGTGCGGCCTTCGGTCTCGATGCGCTGGACAAGGCCTATCCGCCACCGCTGGAGGCTGCGCAGCAGCGGTCCTTCGAGGTGCTGGATAGAGACGGGCGGTTGCTGCGCGCATTTGCGACACCTGATGGCCGCTGGAGGCTGAAAACCAGCGCTGCAGAAGTCGATCCGCAGTTCCTGCGCATGCTGATCGCTTACGAGGACCAGCGTTTTTACGACCATCACGGCATTGACCCTTGGGCGCTGCTGCGCTCCGCCTGGCAATTGGCAAGCAACGGCCGGATCGTCTCCGGCGCCTCGACGCTTTCCATGCAGGTGGCGCGGCTGATCGAACCGCGCACCGACCGGTCGTTTTCGGCGAAATTTCTGCAGGGATTGCGAGCGCTCCAGATCGAAAGACGGCTCGACAAGGCGGAAATCCTCGATCTTTATCTGAATATCGCGCCTTATGGCGGCAATCTTGAGGGTGTTCGTGCCGCAAGCCTCGCCTGGTTTGGCAAGGAGCCCGCCCGGCTCGACACGGCGGAGGCGGCTCTTCTGGTGGCGCTGCCGCAATTGCCGGAGAAACGCCGACCGGACCGCTTTCCGGATGCGGCAAGGCAGGCGCGGGAGAGGGTTTTGCAGCGCCTTGCCGTAGAACGCGTGGTGGGTGAAGGGGAAGCAGAGCGGGCGACCCTTGCAGCCGTTCCCGCCAACCGGCGTGATCTGCCGGCCTATGCACCGCATATGGCGGCTGCCGCACGCGTGAAGTTTGCCAATGCCACCGAGGCGCACTCGACGCTCAGATTGCCGATCCAGCGGGAACTGGAAGCCGTTGCCCGCCATGCAGCGGAAAAACTGACAGAAAAGGTCTCCGTCGCCATCGTCATGGCCGACGCGCAGACCGGTGATATTCTGGCTGAAGTTGGTTCCGCTGATTATCTCGATACTGCAAGGCGCGGTTTCGTGGAGATGAGCCGCGCCGTGCGCTCGCCGGGCTCCACCCTCAAGCCGTTCATCTATGGCCTTGCCTTTGAAAATGGTCTCATCGGGCAGGAAACCATCATCGAGGATCGCCCGGCGGATTTTTCCGGTTACCGCCCGCGAAATTTCGATATGCATTATCAGGGTGATGTCAGCATCAGGCAGGCACTGCAACTGTCGCTCAATGTGCCCGCCGTAAAGCTTCTGGATGCTGTCAGCCCGTCTGCGCTGATGGTGCGTTTTCGCCGCGCGGGCGTGAAGCTCGTGCTTCCCACCACCGAGCCTCCTGGGCTTGCCATTGCGCTGGGAGGTGCTGGTATTTCGCTGGTTGATCTGGTGCAGCTTTATGCGGGCCTTGCCGGCGGCGGCGACTCTGTGCGGCTGGGGGACGGTGTGCGCTCCGCGCCGCAACCGCTTGCCGGAGATCGGCTGTTTGCCGACGCTGCGATCTGGAACGTCTCCGACATCCTGTCCGGTGTGCTGCCGCCACTCGGCATGAAGCAGCGCGGCATCGCCTACAAGACCGGCACCAGCTACGGTTACCGTGATGCCTGGTCGGTAGGTTATGACGGGCGGCATGTCATCGGCGTGTGGGTCGGTCGTGCCGATAACGGCGCCGTCCCGGGCATTGCCGGTTATGCGACGGCAGCCCCGATCCTCTTCGAGGCTTTCGAGAAATCCGGCGTAGCGATCACGCCAATGCCTGCTGCACCCTCTGGCGTCGCGCGGGTGGCCGTGAGCGACCTTCCCGCCAACCAGCGGCGTTTCACATTGACCGCAAGCGGCCTGCTTTCGGCCTCAAGGCGCGAAAGCGCGCCGCGCATCGTCTATCCACCGGAAGGGGCTAGGGTGGAGCTCTCCAGCCAGTCAGGCATTTCGCCGCTAGTGCTGAAGCTGCAAGGCGGCCGCGCGCCCTTCCGCTGGCTCGCCAACGGCAGGCCGCTCCCGGATTCTTCGCTCCGCCGCAACAGCGAATGGCGACCGGAAGGGCAGGGGTTTTCAACGCTGACCGTGATCGACGCCGATGGCCGCGCTTCGAGCGTGCGCGTTTTCATCGAGTGA